The ANME-2 cluster archaeon genome segment TTTATCGATATCTGGATATCGGCACTGCAAACAATGATCTTTGTGCTGGAATCCTTGCTGATTATGTCCTTTATTGTATTCAACCCATCCTTTTCAGGCATCACTAGGTCCATCAATACAAGGTCGGGTTTGACCTCGTCATACCTGGAAACTGCTTCGTTCCCGTTAACAGCCTCATCAACATCATAACCGTTTTCTATCTAAATATTGTTTAACATTGTCCGTGTTAAAATAGAATCATCTACAACCAGAACTTTAACCATATTTTACATCGTGTCTAAAGTATGAATTATCATAATAAATATTTATAAATTAAATACATCTATATTGAAAGTTTTACTAATTTTTTTATATATGAGTAATCACTTAAACGTTCCTACAATAGTAATATAATCAAAGTCTATAAAACATGAATGTCCAAAATACGAATGTCTAAAATTCAAATGTTTGCAGCAGTGTTTACCTGACATAATTTATGAGAGGAATAATATTGAAATTAAGTGTTTTCACAGTGGATAACATGCCCATGATAGAACAGGGTCATGACCTTGCCGGGCTCATCAACAAGCGAACGACAATAGAAGAACACGACATTATTGTGATCGCCTCAACAATCGTGTCCAAGGCGCAGGCGTTGGTTATCGATCCTGGAACCATAACTCCCACACCGGAAGCAGAGAGAATTTCTAAAAAAATTGGAAATGACCCAGCCTTCGTCCAGGCAGTGCTCAATGAAAGTACGGAAGTTCTCATTGAATCCCCCATCTTCCTTGTCCGGCACGTAAGCGGGAATGTCTGCATCAATGCAGGTATTGATGAGTCAAATGTGGAGCATGGATTATTATTGCTGCCCGCTGACCCGGATGAAAGTGCCAGGCAGCTTAAAGAAGATTTTTTCAGGCTAACAGGCAAACTGGTCAGTGTTATCATCACCGATACCAATGGCAGGGCGTTTCGGGAAGGGCAAACAGGTATTGCCCTGGGGATTTCGGGTATCGACACCCACCATGACTGGAGGGGCAGCACTGACCTGTTCGGGGTCGAACTGGAAGTTGCCAACGAGGCAGTGGTGGATGAGATAGCCGGGTTTGCCAATTTCCTTATGGGTGAAGGTGATTGGGGTACACCGGCAGTGGTGATAAGGGGAGTAGATATGTATTCCGGTAATGGGGATATGAATGCAATGTACCGCGAACCCGAAACCGATGTAATAAGAAAAGCGTTACAGTACTACAAGGACAAGGTCGGATAGATAAAAAAAATCTCTATATGCACATTTTAAGCTTGTTACAATTGGATGAACACCGTTCGAAGCCCTTAAATGAAATAATTACCAAATATAGCCGGATTTGAATGAAAGAGCAGATGTGAAATATTATGAGTAAAAAAGCAGCAATAATAAAAGGAGACGGTGTGGGACCTGAACTGGTAGATGCCATGATCGCAGTTACCCGGGCTGCCGGTACAAATGTAGAGTTCATAACTTGTGAGGCTGGAGCTACCTGGTGGGAGGCCAATGGTGGCGATTCACTAATTCCAAAACAAACCTGGGACCTGCTTGAAAAAACCGATGCATGTTTCAAGGGACCTACTACAACACCGGGCGGTGCAGGTTCACCCAAGAGCGTTGCCGTATCTATCAGGCAGAAATTTAACCTGTACGCCAATGTAAGACCGACCAGGACATTCCCCAACACTGCCAAACCTCTGGGGGATGTGGATTTCGTATGCATCAGGGAAGGTACGGAAGGGTTGTATATCGGTGAAGAGATCAAGCTTACTGATGATGTTTATATTGCCATTCGCAAGATAACCCGCACCAATAGCAGCCTTATTGCCAGGTATGCCTTTGAGGAGGCAAAGCGCAGGGGCTGGAAGAAGGTGGTGCCCATCCATAAGAGCAATATTCTCAAGCTGACCTGCGGTACATTCTTAGAAGAAGTGGAAAAGGTACACCAGGAGTATCCTGAGATGGAGGTCTGGGAATACCATATTGACAATATCGCCCAGCAGTTGATCAAGAACCCCAAGTTATTCAATGAATCCATCCTGCTGTCAACCAATTTGTTCATGGACGTGATCAGCGAGGAGTGCAGTGCGCTGGTTGGCAGTATCGGGTTGATATATTCTGCTAATATTGGCGATAGTTATGCCATGTTCGAGCCTGCCCACGGTTCAGCGCCGAAATATGCGGGCCAGGATAAGGTCAATCCGGTAGCAACCATACTGGCGGGGGCATGGATGCTGGATTATCTTGGTGAGAAGGAGCAGGCAAAGGCAATTTTCGATGCAACTGAATCAGTAATAGCAGAAGGCAAACATGTCACCTATGATATGGGCGGCAGTGCAAAACTAAGCGAGATGAGTGATGCTATTATAGCTAAGTTAAAATAAATAAATAAATAAACAAGATAGACCGGCGGGCTTTTCCGCCGGTAAAATTATTTTCTCAGCGTATATTTGCTTTTTCGTGGGTTTCGGATTCTACGATCGGTTCGAACATGAAGTATTTCTCAACATAACCCCTCAATTCCTCATCAGAGATGCTGGATACTCTTAGTTCTTCATCATAGAGCCGATGGATATGGTCCTGGATCTCTTTTAGCCTGGGGTCTCGTTTCAGTACTTTTGCCCTGACACCCATCAATTCATTCAGGGTTTCTTCTACCTTATGCCTGAGTACTTCAAGTCCGGATGAATCGCCGATCAGCAACAGCCGCTTCCCACCCACAAGCTCTGGCAGGTAGGCCTCGTAAGTGAATGGGTTTTTGATGACCCCGGCTGTGTGTATACCGCTTTCATGGGCAAATATATTCTTACCTACGACGGCCTTGTTACGGGGCACCCGGATACCGATCTCTTTTTCCATGAATCTGGCAAACTCAGTTACTGATTCCAGGTTATATTTATCAAACCCTTCCACCCTCTCTTGCAAAAACAGCACCACCTTCTCTATTTCTGTGTTTCCGGCACGCTCACCGATACCTAAAAACGTGAGGCTTGCCCAGTTGGCACCATGCCAGTATCCTGCAAGTGTGTTTGCCATACCCAACCCGAAGTCATCATGGACATGGGTCTCAATATTCTTGACTTTCATTTCGTCATGAAGGTATTTGACCATTGTCGGGATGCCATATGGTTCGTCCACACCTTCAAAAGGTATTCCCATGCCAAGGGTATCGCATAAACGGATAATACAGTCCGGGTCGATCTCTATCAATTTTTCGACAAGCGGGAACACAAAACCGTAGTTGTCGGCACGGGTCATATCTTCGATATGTGCGCGGGTGCGCAGTCCGTGGTCTACTGCATATTGCAGTGCGTCCAGGTATTTCTCTTCTGCGGCCTCCCTTGAAGGAAGTCCCATCTTGTCAATTACATGCGAATCCGAAACAGACATCAGTATGCCGGTTTCTTCTATCCCGTCCATCTCCAGTACCAGATCAATGTCGGCAGGATTT includes the following:
- a CDS encoding response regulator — translated: MENGYDVDEAVNGNEAVSRYDEVKPDLVLMDLVMPEKDGLNTIKDIISKDSSTKIIVCSADIQISINTSTLLSRT
- a CDS encoding coenzyme F420-0:L-glutamate ligase, which gives rise to MRGIILKLSVFTVDNMPMIEQGHDLAGLINKRTTIEEHDIIVIASTIVSKAQALVIDPGTITPTPEAERISKKIGNDPAFVQAVLNESTEVLIESPIFLVRHVSGNVCINAGIDESNVEHGLLLLPADPDESARQLKEDFFRLTGKLVSVIITDTNGRAFREGQTGIALGISGIDTHHDWRGSTDLFGVELEVANEAVVDEIAGFANFLMGEGDWGTPAVVIRGVDMYSGNGDMNAMYREPETDVIRKALQYYKDKVG
- a CDS encoding isocitrate/isopropylmalate dehydrogenase family protein, whose translation is MSKKAAIIKGDGVGPELVDAMIAVTRAAGTNVEFITCEAGATWWEANGGDSLIPKQTWDLLEKTDACFKGPTTTPGGAGSPKSVAVSIRQKFNLYANVRPTRTFPNTAKPLGDVDFVCIREGTEGLYIGEEIKLTDDVYIAIRKITRTNSSLIARYAFEEAKRRGWKKVVPIHKSNILKLTCGTFLEEVEKVHQEYPEMEVWEYHIDNIAQQLIKNPKLFNESILLSTNLFMDVISEECSALVGSIGLIYSANIGDSYAMFEPAHGSAPKYAGQDKVNPVATILAGAWMLDYLGEKEQAKAIFDATESVIAEGKHVTYDMGGSAKLSEMSDAIIAKLK
- a CDS encoding isopropylmalate synthase gives rise to the protein MKVYKNYDDLPKIKFPRGQEVFISDSTIRDGSQMPGVVMSKSHKLQIFEYLHQIGIEKLETFVFNHRDKEATRSMLDKGYEFPEVTGWARANPADIDLVLEMDGIEETGILMSVSDSHVIDKMGLPSREAAEEKYLDALQYAVDHGLRTRAHIEDMTRADNYGFVFPLVEKLIEIDPDCIIRLCDTLGMGIPFEGVDEPYGIPTMVKYLHDEMKVKNIETHVHDDFGLGMANTLAGYWHGANWASLTFLGIGERAGNTEIEKVVLFLQERVEGFDKYNLESVTEFARFMEKEIGIRVPRNKAVVGKNIFAHESGIHTAGVIKNPFTYEAYLPELVGGKRLLLIGDSSGLEVLRHKVEETLNELMGVRAKVLKRDPRLKEIQDHIHRLYDEELRVSSISDEELRGYVEKYFMFEPIVESETHEKANIR